From a single Adhaeribacter swui genomic region:
- a CDS encoding ribonucleoside-diphosphate reductase subunit alpha, producing MLVIKRDGRRESVKFDKITARIEKLCYGLNMIYVSPIEVAKKVIDGIYDGVTTVELDNLAAEISASMTTKHPDYAILAARIAISNLHKVTAKSFSSTMKRLYTYEDPKTGENASLLAKDVYEIIRKNAALLDSSIIYDRDYNYDYFGYKTLERSYLLRLDGKVVERPQHMLMRVAIGIHKNDIDSAIETYNLMSEKWFTHATPTLFNAGTPKPQLSSCFLLTMKEDSIPGIYDTLKSCAMISQSAGGIGLSAHNIRATGSYIKGTNGTSNGLVPMLKVFNDTARYVDQGGGKRKGAFAIYLEPWHADVFEFLDLRKNHGKEEMRARDLFYALWIPDLFMKRVESNGDWSLFCPNEAPGLPDCYGKEFERLYEKYEKEGRARKTIKAQELWFAILESQTETGTPYMLFKDHANNKSNQQNLGTIKSSNLCTEIIEYTAPDEIAVCNLASLALPRFVTGEGEIKQFDHQKLYEVTYHVTKNLNKVIDINYYPVEEARNSNLRHRPIGLGIQGLADTFIALRMPFESEEAARLNKDIFETIYFAAMTASKDLAKKDGPYSTFEGSPISRGIFQFDMWDVTPESGRWDWEALRNEVVEHGVRNSLLVAPMPTASTAQILGNNESFEPYTSNIYVRRVLSGEFMVVNKHLLKDLIKLGIWNDSMKNQIIAANGSIQNIPNIPQNIKDLYKTVWEIKQKTIIDLSADRGAYICQSQSLNLHVQNPNFGKLTSMHFHAWKRGLKTGMYYLRTKAAADAIKFTVEKQAAETLEPMNVSDQNRSDMACSLDNPDACEACGS from the coding sequence ATGTTAGTTATAAAAAGAGACGGCCGGCGTGAGTCCGTCAAGTTTGACAAAATTACGGCCCGAATAGAGAAGCTCTGCTACGGCCTGAACATGATTTACGTGTCGCCGATTGAAGTGGCTAAAAAGGTAATCGACGGGATTTACGATGGGGTAACCACCGTAGAACTCGATAACCTGGCCGCCGAAATCTCGGCTTCCATGACTACCAAGCACCCGGACTACGCTATTCTGGCGGCCCGGATTGCCATTTCGAACTTGCATAAGGTTACGGCTAAGTCGTTCAGCAGCACCATGAAGCGGCTGTATACTTACGAAGATCCGAAAACCGGCGAAAATGCCTCGTTGCTGGCAAAAGACGTGTACGAAATTATCCGGAAAAATGCCGCTCTATTGGACTCCAGCATTATCTACGACCGCGATTACAACTACGATTATTTCGGTTACAAAACCCTGGAGCGTTCGTATTTGCTGCGCCTGGATGGCAAAGTAGTGGAGCGGCCGCAGCACATGCTCATGCGGGTAGCTATCGGTATCCACAAAAACGACATTGATTCGGCCATCGAGACTTATAATTTAATGTCGGAGAAATGGTTTACCCACGCTACGCCTACCCTGTTTAATGCCGGTACGCCTAAGCCGCAATTATCGAGCTGCTTCTTGCTTACCATGAAAGAAGACAGCATTCCGGGCATTTACGATACCCTGAAAAGCTGCGCCATGATTTCGCAGAGCGCTGGTGGTATTGGCTTAAGCGCGCACAACATCCGGGCTACAGGTTCTTATATTAAAGGCACTAACGGTACTTCTAACGGTTTGGTACCTATGTTAAAGGTGTTTAACGATACGGCCCGTTACGTAGACCAGGGCGGTGGCAAGCGCAAAGGAGCGTTCGCGATTTACCTGGAGCCCTGGCACGCCGATGTTTTTGAATTCCTGGATTTGCGTAAGAACCACGGGAAAGAAGAAATGCGCGCCCGCGATTTATTCTACGCCCTCTGGATTCCGGATTTGTTTATGAAACGTGTGGAAAGCAACGGCGACTGGAGTTTGTTCTGCCCGAACGAAGCTCCTGGTTTACCGGATTGCTACGGCAAAGAGTTTGAACGCTTGTACGAAAAATACGAGAAAGAAGGCCGCGCCCGCAAAACCATTAAAGCGCAGGAGTTGTGGTTTGCCATTCTGGAAAGCCAAACCGAAACCGGTACGCCGTACATGCTCTTTAAAGACCACGCTAACAACAAATCGAACCAGCAGAACTTAGGTACTATTAAGTCTAGTAACTTATGTACCGAAATTATTGAGTACACTGCTCCGGACGAGATTGCGGTATGTAACCTGGCTTCGTTGGCGTTGCCGCGTTTTGTAACCGGCGAAGGTGAAATTAAGCAGTTTGATCACCAGAAACTGTATGAGGTAACTTACCACGTAACCAAAAACCTGAACAAGGTAATTGATATTAACTACTACCCCGTAGAAGAAGCCCGGAACTCTAACCTGCGCCACCGGCCCATTGGTTTAGGTATTCAGGGCTTAGCCGATACGTTTATTGCGCTGCGCATGCCGTTCGAAAGCGAAGAAGCCGCCCGCTTAAACAAAGATATTTTCGAAACTATTTACTTTGCGGCCATGACGGCTTCGAAAGATTTGGCGAAGAAAGATGGCCCGTACTCTACTTTCGAAGGTTCGCCTATTTCCCGCGGTATCTTCCAGTTCGATATGTGGGACGTTACCCCCGAGTCGGGCCGTTGGGATTGGGAAGCTTTGCGCAACGAAGTAGTAGAACACGGGGTGCGTAACTCCTTGTTAGTAGCGCCAATGCCAACCGCCTCTACTGCGCAGATTTTAGGTAATAACGAAAGCTTTGAGCCGTATACCTCTAATATATATGTACGGCGCGTACTAAGCGGTGAGTTTATGGTGGTAAACAAACACCTGCTGAAAGACCTGATTAAACTCGGTATCTGGAACGACAGCATGAAAAACCAGATTATCGCGGCCAACGGTTCTATCCAGAATATCCCGAACATTCCGCAGAACATTAAAGACCTGTACAAAACCGTTTGGGAAATTAAGCAGAAAACCATTATTGACCTGAGCGCTGACCGTGGAGCGTACATCTGCCAAAGCCAAAGCCTGAACCTGCACGTACAGAACCCGAACTTCGGTAAACTGACTTCGATGCACTTCCACGCGTGGAAACGCGGCCTGAAAACCGGTATGTATTACCTGCGTACCAAAGCCGCCGCCGACGCGATCAAGTTCACGGTAGAAAAACAAGCCGCTGAAACCCTGGAACCCATGAACGTTTCAGACCAAAACCGCAGCGACATGGCCTGCTCCCTGGATAACCCAGACGCATGCGAGGCATGTGGTAGCTAA
- a CDS encoding RNA-directed DNA polymerase, with amino-acid sequence MKDLDKAFAIENLSRSWRWLNSSAKLDYKNYFRHHYNAYAVSSKENLESLRKRLKQNIYTPSPPVKIYLPKKSGILRPFTILTIEDQIVYQSFVNVIAEKLYSVAGKNYDLLNFGNQYAGSKSRFFLKDWKKGYKGFNSSIETAFNAGFTTTATFDLTAFYDSIDHKVLRQLLQRLGISNDFNDRLISCLEKWTCHNHYSCKDQKNEVIYHGHGIPQGPMASGILAEVVMTHIDEGFKKLKPTIKYLRYVDDIRLMALDEYGIRSSLLKLDLLSKEIGLFPQSSKINIHKIIDLAQELKSISLDPEIKDTDKLIEPDDALEKIDIIIRRDKNVNNETALKFIIGLAIPSIKLDNRLIKLLDSHSHLYKTILRYFERRTKLSKLISKKLVEKLKTDNIYEEVTAKYLVCLSSNIHEKHINEVIDYCLNKFKNIEDVTSPNLQAAIISWILKGFHFRFYDLQIFLKDSSEWVIQSIMHLISEKDYGLPSYELLINSFLERRDNDTALNAAYLCIVKNLNIQANNAEINDLAQIALFNLGKLKDRPFRKSTIPESLKYLFGDVFNNLDWNKFLGKHKLKAETQIYICKMYSQTDATAFVNQLDVFNDLLLDSLYLRDNTIGKYNLGKIGSIKNSVKLKAAYPNFALAINLIHELRLKSELSHSYTSANGKRTKRISFTELSRIRKKLIAGYSEYIDKASSILLVSLAIKGEQSKSHGASVLARV; translated from the coding sequence ATGAAAGATTTAGATAAAGCATTCGCAATTGAAAATCTAAGCAGAAGTTGGAGATGGTTGAATTCAAGCGCAAAGCTGGATTACAAAAACTACTTTAGACATCACTATAATGCTTATGCAGTTTCTTCTAAAGAGAATTTAGAAAGTCTTCGTAAGAGATTAAAACAAAATATATATACCCCATCCCCACCAGTAAAGATATATTTACCCAAAAAGAGTGGAATATTACGTCCTTTTACGATTTTAACAATAGAAGACCAAATTGTTTATCAGTCGTTTGTAAATGTAATAGCTGAAAAACTTTATTCTGTAGCGGGTAAAAATTATGATTTATTAAATTTTGGAAACCAATATGCAGGAAGTAAATCAAGGTTTTTCTTAAAAGATTGGAAAAAAGGTTACAAAGGGTTTAACAGTAGTATAGAAACAGCTTTTAATGCAGGTTTTACAACAACAGCTACCTTTGATTTAACTGCTTTTTATGATTCCATAGATCACAAAGTCTTACGACAGCTTCTTCAACGACTAGGTATTTCTAACGACTTTAATGACAGATTAATAAGTTGTCTTGAAAAATGGACCTGCCATAATCATTATTCCTGTAAAGATCAAAAAAATGAAGTCATATATCATGGACATGGTATACCACAGGGACCTATGGCATCAGGAATATTAGCAGAAGTGGTAATGACTCACATTGATGAAGGATTTAAAAAACTAAAACCTACAATTAAGTATCTAAGATATGTAGATGATATTAGATTAATGGCTTTGGATGAGTATGGCATAAGGAGTTCTCTTTTAAAACTTGATTTATTAAGCAAAGAAATTGGTTTGTTTCCCCAATCGAGTAAAATTAACATTCATAAAATAATAGATTTAGCTCAAGAATTAAAATCTATAAGCTTAGACCCAGAAATTAAAGATACCGACAAGTTAATTGAACCAGATGACGCTTTAGAAAAAATTGATATTATAATAAGGAGAGATAAAAATGTAAATAATGAGACAGCATTGAAGTTTATTATAGGTTTAGCTATTCCAAGCATTAAACTTGATAACCGTTTAATCAAGCTTCTAGATTCACATTCGCATCTTTATAAAACCATATTAAGGTATTTTGAAAGAAGAACAAAGCTTTCAAAATTGATCTCGAAGAAATTAGTAGAAAAGTTAAAGACAGATAATATATACGAGGAAGTAACAGCAAAATACCTTGTATGCTTATCGTCTAATATTCATGAAAAACATATCAATGAAGTAATTGATTACTGCTTAAATAAATTCAAGAATATTGAAGATGTAACTTCTCCTAATTTACAAGCCGCAATTATAAGTTGGATATTAAAAGGATTTCATTTTAGATTTTATGACTTACAAATATTCTTAAAAGATTCTTCAGAGTGGGTAATACAATCTATAATGCATTTAATTAGCGAGAAAGATTATGGCCTACCATCATATGAGCTGCTGATTAACTCTTTTTTAGAAAGAAGGGATAATGATACTGCTTTGAATGCAGCCTATTTATGTATAGTAAAAAATTTAAATATTCAAGCTAATAATGCAGAAATTAATGATTTAGCCCAAATAGCATTATTTAATTTAGGTAAATTAAAAGATAGACCTTTTCGTAAGAGCACAATACCAGAAAGTTTAAAATATTTGTTTGGAGATGTTTTTAATAATTTAGATTGGAATAAATTTTTAGGAAAGCATAAGTTGAAAGCCGAAACGCAAATCTATATTTGTAAGATGTATTCTCAAACTGATGCGACAGCCTTTGTAAATCAGTTAGATGTCTTCAATGATCTTCTTCTTGACTCATTATACTTAAGAGATAATACAATAGGCAAATATAATTTGGGTAAGATTGGTTCTATAAAAAACTCAGTTAAATTAAAAGCTGCATACCCAAATTTTGCTTTAGCTATAAATTTAATTCATGAACTAAGATTAAAGAGTGAGTTGTCCCACTCTTATACATCTGCAAATGGAAAAAGAACTAAAAGGATTTCTTTCACTGAGCTGAGTAGGATAAGAAAGAAATTAATTGCTGGTTACTCGGAATACATAGACAAAGCAAGTTCAATTTTATTAGTTTCTCTTGCAATAAAGGGTGAGCAAAGTAAATCTCATGGCGCGAGCGTCCTCGCTCGTGTCTAA
- a CDS encoding REP-associated tyrosine transposase → MSRAYKTYEGGLFFVTLTVVGWIDVFTRSAYCDTLVKNLKFCQEQKGLQLYAYCIMSSHVHLIAAAETGTLSDILRDFKSYTAKQLLQLIQDNPQESRREWLLYLFRHFARKNNYNIEFQFWQHHNHPIDLNTNELIGQKLHYIHQNPVQAGIVTNEQSFVYSSANPLSPLQMQVI, encoded by the coding sequence ATGTCGCGGGCATATAAAACGTACGAAGGCGGGCTGTTTTTTGTAACGCTTACTGTAGTAGGCTGGATAGATGTGTTTACCCGAAGCGCGTACTGCGATACTTTGGTGAAAAATTTAAAATTTTGCCAGGAACAGAAAGGCTTACAGCTTTATGCTTATTGCATCATGAGCAGCCATGTACACCTTATTGCTGCTGCCGAAACCGGTACCCTCAGCGATATTCTCCGCGATTTTAAAAGCTATACCGCTAAACAACTATTGCAACTCATTCAGGATAATCCGCAGGAAAGCCGACGAGAGTGGTTGCTGTACTTGTTCCGGCATTTTGCCCGTAAAAATAATTACAACATCGAGTTCCAGTTCTGGCAGCACCACAACCATCCTATTGATTTAAATACAAACGAACTCATCGGGCAGAAACTCCATTACATTCACCAGAATCCGGTACAAGCGGGTATCGTAACCAACGAGCAAAGTTTTGTTTATAGCAGCGCTAATCCACTAAGTCCGTTGCAAATGCAGGTAATTTAA
- a CDS encoding Hsp20/alpha crystallin family protein: MKNDRSFFPAIPSFFDDMLTRDWFNWPLTHNSSSVSVPAVNIKETNDTYELEVAAPGMSKEDFKVELDNNLLVISAQKESRHEEKDERGNFARREFNYQSFSRSFSLPERLVKGEEISAKYSDGILYISVPKTEEAKVKPAKQIEIH; encoded by the coding sequence ATGAAAAATGATCGCAGTTTTTTTCCGGCCATCCCTTCTTTTTTCGACGACATGTTAACCAGGGATTGGTTTAACTGGCCATTAACTCATAACTCCAGCAGTGTTTCGGTGCCAGCCGTTAACATTAAAGAAACCAATGATACTTACGAGCTGGAAGTAGCTGCTCCGGGTATGAGCAAAGAAGATTTTAAAGTAGAGTTAGATAATAACCTGCTGGTAATCTCGGCCCAAAAAGAAAGCCGACACGAAGAGAAAGATGAAAGGGGTAACTTTGCCCGCCGAGAGTTCAACTACCAGTCCTTTAGCCGTAGCTTCAGCCTGCCTGAAAGGTTAGTAAAGGGCGAAGAAATCTCTGCTAAATACAGCGATGGTATCCTTTATATTTCTGTTCCTAAAACAGAAGAAGCCAAAGTAAAACCGGCTAAACAAATTGAGATTCATTAA
- a CDS encoding DUF983 domain-containing protein: MSNQKPSLLYTVLSAKCPRCREGNMFPPGTLYSSRFADMYPQCPCCGQSFEPEPGFYYGAMYVSFAFSTGIFLAVLFILSLLVKEVTLGMVMGTIAVIVIGLLPVMFRLSRAVWINFFLRYEGPCNQIPKK, encoded by the coding sequence ATGAGCAACCAGAAACCATCGTTATTATATACTGTTCTTAGTGCCAAATGCCCCCGGTGCCGCGAAGGCAATATGTTTCCGCCGGGTACTTTATACAGTAGCCGCTTTGCCGACATGTACCCGCAATGCCCTTGCTGCGGCCAAAGCTTTGAACCGGAACCTGGTTTTTATTACGGGGCCATGTACGTGAGTTTTGCTTTTAGTACCGGTATATTTCTGGCGGTGTTATTTATACTAAGCCTTTTGGTAAAAGAAGTTACGCTGGGTATGGTAATGGGCACCATTGCGGTAATTGTAATTGGTTTGCTTCCGGTTATGTTCCGGTTATCGCGGGCAGTATGGATCAACTTTTTTCTTCGCTACGAAGGCCCTTGTAACCAAATCCCGAAAAAGTAA
- a CDS encoding YwbE family protein — MKGTNRADIYPGLEVAIILKKDQRSGKQTQGIVKDLLTSAAYHSRGIKVRLEDGQVGRVVDIIE, encoded by the coding sequence ATGAAAGGAACAAACCGAGCTGATATTTACCCGGGCTTAGAAGTAGCCATTATTTTAAAAAAAGATCAACGCAGCGGCAAACAGACCCAGGGCATCGTAAAAGATTTGCTTACCAGTGCGGCGTACCACTCCCGCGGAATAAAAGTGCGCCTGGAAGATGGCCAGGTAGGCCGGGTAGTAGATATTATCGAATAA
- a CDS encoding PQQ-dependent sugar dehydrogenase → MRELRLAIKHLLEDVKDLSHVRLASAVNEEVAFDRIELQNTKGHHTSVTMGPDGKLYACTVDGKIKRFIIKPDGTLMDPEIIYSLQDAGGKRTPRLAIGLAFDPAATATNLIAWVSHSSFMFSDGPDWDGKLTRLSGANLEEVQDVLVNLPRSAKDHLTNSIAFGPDKALYFCQGSNTAMGAPDSTWANRQEHVLSAAILRLDVKKIKSLELPLDVKTADGGTYDPMAPEAPLTIYASGIRNAYDLVWHSNGELYVTTNGSGAGGNTPASVEGTRRPDGSVYKGQKIPAIRNVAEAQNDYLLRVEKGGYYGHPNPSRGEYVLNGGNPTVNTDPAQFNQYPVGIQPDPNYRGFAFEFPMHHSPNGIIEYRGGAFKGQLKGKLLVVRLMENRDIIVLDPSGKNNTINRETPGRAIPGFSDFLLPLDLTEDLNTGNIYVSEYGGDGQITLLKPLSKEPAPILSFNSIFR, encoded by the coding sequence TTGAGAGAGCTCCGGTTAGCCATAAAACACCTGCTGGAAGACGTAAAGGATCTATCGCACGTACGCCTGGCAAGTGCCGTAAACGAAGAAGTTGCCTTCGACCGAATTGAATTACAAAATACCAAGGGCCATCATACCAGTGTTACCATGGGGCCGGATGGGAAATTATATGCTTGTACGGTAGATGGTAAAATAAAGCGGTTTATAATAAAACCAGATGGTACCCTTATGGATCCGGAAATCATTTACTCCTTGCAAGATGCGGGGGGTAAACGGACACCACGGTTAGCTATTGGTTTAGCTTTTGATCCGGCTGCCACAGCAACCAATTTAATTGCCTGGGTGAGCCACAGTTCGTTCATGTTCTCCGATGGACCCGATTGGGATGGCAAATTAACCCGCTTATCGGGCGCTAATTTAGAAGAAGTACAAGACGTACTCGTTAATTTACCCCGTTCGGCCAAAGACCATTTAACCAACAGCATTGCTTTTGGCCCAGATAAAGCTTTATACTTTTGCCAGGGCAGTAATACCGCCATGGGGGCGCCGGATAGTACCTGGGCTAACCGCCAGGAGCATGTATTATCGGCCGCTATTTTGCGCCTGGATGTAAAAAAAATAAAATCTTTGGAGTTGCCCCTGGATGTAAAAACAGCGGATGGTGGCACTTATGACCCCATGGCGCCGGAGGCTCCGTTAACCATTTATGCTTCGGGTATCCGGAATGCCTACGATTTGGTTTGGCACAGCAACGGCGAGTTGTATGTTACTACCAATGGTTCGGGAGCTGGTGGCAATACCCCTGCCTCGGTAGAAGGCACCCGCCGCCCGGATGGTAGCGTTTATAAAGGTCAAAAAATACCGGCTATCCGCAATGTGGCCGAAGCCCAAAACGATTATTTATTACGGGTAGAAAAAGGGGGCTATTACGGGCATCCTAACCCTAGTCGGGGCGAGTACGTGTTAAATGGCGGAAACCCTACGGTAAATACCGATCCGGCCCAGTTTAATCAATATCCGGTGGGTATCCAGCCCGACCCTAATTACCGGGGTTTTGCTTTTGAGTTTCCGATGCATCACTCCCCAAACGGTATTATTGAATACCGCGGAGGCGCTTTTAAAGGCCAATTAAAAGGTAAGTTGTTAGTAGTTAGGTTAATGGAAAACCGCGATATTATTGTGTTGGACCCCAGTGGAAAGAACAACACCATTAACCGCGAAACACCCGGCAGAGCCATTCCTGGTTTTTCAGACTTTTTACTGCCCTTAGACTTAACCGAAGATTTAAATACAGGTAATATTTACGTATCGGAGTACGGCGGCGACGGGCAAATTACCTTGCTAAAACCGCTCTCTAAAGAGCCCGCTCCTATTTTAAGTTTTAATAGTATTTTCCGGTAA
- a CDS encoding ferredoxin--NADP reductase — protein sequence MNSLYKILTVSAVQQEAEDVKTIRFAEDSENKIEYQAGQYLTLVRQTHAGEIRRSYSITSSPELQEPLTIGVKRIQNGLFSRQLVDYAQPGDQIYTIGAAGLFTLPADITAYQHLLFCAAGSGITPIYSLLKTALYAHPHVTITLLYSNHAPEKTIFKKNLELLAQQFAGRLQIEFLFSNNANLSRARLHKALLHAFLGQHVTAKPEQVLCYICGPLNYMRMCTYALREAHIPAANIRKENFSTDKPVVRNLPPDTEEHEIVIRYRQQEYYLKVQYPKTILQAAKEANLLLPYSCEAGRCGNCVAQCTQGQVWLSYNEVLTDKDLAQGLTLTCVGHPVKGDVHLRI from the coding sequence ATGAATTCTTTATACAAAATACTTACGGTTTCGGCAGTACAACAAGAAGCAGAGGATGTAAAAACAATACGTTTTGCAGAAGATTCAGAAAATAAAATTGAATACCAGGCAGGGCAATACTTAACGCTGGTGCGGCAAACCCATGCCGGTGAAATCCGGCGCTCGTATTCCATTACCTCTTCTCCGGAATTACAGGAGCCTTTAACCATTGGCGTTAAGCGCATCCAGAATGGGCTTTTTTCCCGGCAATTAGTAGATTATGCCCAACCCGGCGACCAGATATACACCATTGGGGCAGCCGGCTTATTTACTTTACCTGCGGATATTACAGCTTATCAACATCTTTTATTTTGCGCAGCCGGCAGTGGCATCACTCCTATTTACTCGTTGCTTAAAACAGCTTTATACGCGCACCCGCATGTAACTATAACGTTACTGTACAGCAACCACGCGCCGGAAAAAACAATTTTTAAAAAAAACTTAGAATTGCTGGCGCAACAGTTCGCAGGGCGGTTGCAGATTGAATTTTTATTTAGTAATAATGCCAATTTAAGCCGCGCCCGCTTACACAAAGCTTTGTTGCATGCTTTTTTGGGGCAGCACGTAACCGCAAAGCCCGAGCAGGTACTTTGTTACATTTGTGGCCCGTTAAATTACATGCGCATGTGTACCTACGCGCTTCGCGAGGCCCATATTCCCGCTGCTAATATCCGGAAAGAAAATTTTAGCACCGATAAGCCCGTAGTCCGTAACTTACCTCCGGATACAGAAGAGCACGAAATAGTAATTCGTTACCGACAGCAAGAATACTACTTAAAGGTGCAATACCCTAAAACCATTCTGCAAGCGGCAAAAGAAGCTAATTTGTTACTGCCATATAGCTGCGAAGCCGGCCGATGCGGAAACTGCGTTGCGCAATGTACCCAAGGCCAGGTTTGGTTATCGTATAACGAGGTGCTCACAGACAAAGATTTAGCGCAGGGCTTAACCCTTACCTGTGTAGGGCATCCGGTAAAAGGCGATGTGCACCTGCGCATTTAA
- the msrA gene encoding peptide-methionine (S)-S-oxide reductase MsrA, producing MNRMFVNLFAVLLIALQSCTEAKTKPITTPPLPPLSAAEVKARGFELATFAGGCFWCTEAVFERLRGVDRVISGYSGGPEKNPTYEQVGAGETGHAESIQIYYDPKQVTYPELLEVFFVTHDPTTLNRQGPDIGKQYRSAIFYHNEEQKQQALAYVKELEAKKAFRNPIVTQIQAYKMFYPAEDYHQDYYEHNPENPYVQSVTAPKVHKFEKQFRDKLKTTALKASAK from the coding sequence ATGAATCGAATGTTTGTTAATTTATTTGCAGTATTACTGATAGCCCTGCAATCCTGCACCGAGGCTAAAACCAAACCAATAACCACGCCTCCGTTGCCTCCACTTTCTGCGGCTGAAGTAAAAGCCCGGGGCTTTGAACTGGCTACTTTTGCGGGTGGCTGTTTTTGGTGCACCGAAGCTGTTTTTGAACGTTTGCGGGGCGTAGACCGGGTAATATCCGGTTATAGTGGCGGCCCTGAGAAAAACCCAACTTACGAGCAAGTAGGTGCCGGCGAAACGGGTCACGCAGAGTCTATTCAAATTTACTACGATCCCAAGCAGGTTACTTACCCCGAGTTACTAGAAGTATTTTTCGTTACCCACGATCCTACTACGTTAAACCGCCAGGGTCCCGACATTGGTAAGCAATACCGCTCGGCTATTTTTTACCACAACGAAGAGCAAAAACAACAAGCTTTGGCTTATGTAAAAGAACTGGAAGCGAAGAAGGCTTTCCGCAACCCGATTGTAACTCAAATCCAGGCTTACAAAATGTTTTATCCGGCTGAAGATTACCACCAGGATTATTACGAACATAACCCGGAGAACCCTTACGTTCAGTCGGTAACGGCCCCTAAAGTGCACAAGTTTGAGAAGCAGTTTCGGGATAAATTAAAAACTACGGCTTTAAAAGCTAGCGCGAAATAA
- a CDS encoding Hsp20/alpha crystallin family protein yields the protein MKLIKNKEFLQQIAHQIDVLNTLGGGIALPQVKVDKLEKGAIIRVFIPSVSPEAFHIALNQNQLTVMAAHRFDEESETAMPLFSQQFTLPPQIDLSRIDAVFENHELQVRLPYHTSVYKTRNIDIDIKD from the coding sequence ATGAAGCTAATTAAAAATAAAGAGTTTTTACAGCAAATTGCCCACCAGATTGATGTATTAAATACCTTGGGTGGGGGTATTGCTTTGCCCCAGGTAAAAGTAGATAAACTCGAGAAAGGGGCTATTATCCGGGTTTTTATTCCTTCAGTAAGTCCGGAAGCTTTTCATATAGCATTAAACCAAAATCAATTAACCGTTATGGCGGCTCACCGTTTCGATGAAGAATCTGAAACTGCTATGCCATTATTTAGCCAGCAGTTTACGCTGCCGCCGCAAATAGATTTATCGCGTATTGATGCGGTATTCGAAAATCACGAATTGCAGGTGCGTTTGCCTTACCACACATCAGTTTATAAAACCCGTAACATAGATATCGATATTAAAGATTAA
- a CDS encoding nucleoside deaminase, with the protein MDEFMKMAIAEAQQGLAEGGIPIGSVLVKNGKLVARGHNKRVQENNPILHGEMDCLNNAGRIGSYRDTVIYSTLMPCYMCAGTIVQFKIPKVVVGESQTFSGARAFLESHGVEVVDLNLPECVAMMQQFIQAKPEIWNEDIMEL; encoded by the coding sequence ATGGACGAATTTATGAAAATGGCGATTGCCGAGGCGCAGCAAGGTTTAGCGGAAGGTGGTATTCCCATTGGTTCGGTTTTAGTTAAAAATGGCAAGTTGGTAGCGCGCGGCCATAACAAGCGGGTGCAGGAAAATAACCCCATTCTGCACGGCGAAATGGATTGCTTAAATAACGCCGGCCGCATCGGCAGCTATCGCGATACTGTTATTTACTCTACTTTAATGCCTTGTTACATGTGCGCAGGTACCATTGTGCAGTTTAAAATTCCGAAAGTAGTGGTGGGCGAGTCGCAGACTTTTAGTGGTGCCCGGGCTTTTCTGGAATCGCACGGCGTAGAAGTAGTAGACCTCAATTTGCCGGAATGTGTGGCCATGATGCAGCAATTTATTCAGGCCAAGCCCGAAATCTGGAACGAAGATATTATGGAACTTTAG
- a CDS encoding septal ring lytic transglycosylase RlpA family protein codes for MLFFKFRSWFFALVIACLFSSCVRNATSWKGYTEQGNASYYADKFQGKKMANGQPYRKGKLTAAHKKLPLGTRVKVTNPKNHRSVKVKITDRGPHTRGRILDLSRAAAGRLGIIQAGVAPVKLKVLKPKKSSS; via the coding sequence ATGCTTTTTTTTAAATTCCGTAGTTGGTTTTTCGCTCTGGTTATTGCTTGCCTATTTAGTAGTTGTGTCCGTAATGCTACTTCCTGGAAAGGCTACACCGAACAGGGCAATGCATCTTACTACGCCGATAAGTTTCAGGGTAAAAAAATGGCGAACGGCCAACCTTACCGCAAAGGCAAGTTAACCGCCGCACATAAAAAACTGCCGCTGGGTACCCGGGTAAAAGTTACGAATCCCAAAAACCACCGGTCGGTAAAAGTTAAAATTACCGACCGGGGACCGCATACCCGCGGCCGCATTTTGGATTTATCGCGGGCTGCCGCCGGCAGGTTAGGCATTATTCAGGCTGGCGTGGCACCGGTAAAATTAAAAGTACTTAAGCCAAAGAAGAGCTCTTCGTAA